From the genome of Salmonella enterica subsp. houtenae serovar Houten:
GAGGTCAACAAAAGCTCGCCCGTCGTGTGGCTGAAAACCTGGCTGTCGCCCAATATCTGGGTGCGCGTGCCGCTGACCGAGATTCATCAGGGCGATTTTTCTCCGCTTTTCCGTTACACGCTGGCGATCATGCTACTGGCGATAGGCGGCGCGTGGCTGTTTATTCGCATACAGAACCGACCGTTAGTGGATCTTGAACATGCCGCCTTGCAGGTTGGGAAGGGAATTATTCCGCCGCCGCTGCGTGAATATGGCGCCTCTGAGGTGCGCTCTGTGACCCGTGCGTTTAACCATATGGCAGCCGGCGTGAAACAATTGGCCGATGACCGTACGCTATTGATGGCGGGCGTCAGCCACGACTTACGCACGCCGCTGACTCGCATTCGTCTGGCGACGGAGATGATGGGCGAGGAAGATGGTTATCTCGCGGAGTCGATCAATAAAGACATCGAAGAGTGTAACGCCATTATCGAACAGTTTATTGATTATCTGCGTACTGGTCAGGAAATGCCGATGGAGATGGCAGATCTCAATTCCGTACTGGGTGAGGTGATTGCGGCGGAAAGCGGCTATGAGCGTGAAATTAATACTGCGCTTCAGGCAGGCAGCATTCAGGTGAAAATGCACCCGCTCTCTATTAAGCGCGCGGTGGCGAATATGGTGGTCAATGCCGCCCGTTATGGCAACGGCTGGATTAAGGTCAGCAGCGGCACCGAGTCGCATCGCGCCTGGTTCCAGGTAGAAGATGACGGGCCGGGCATTAAGCCGGAGCAGCGTAAACA
Proteins encoded in this window:
- the envZ gene encoding two-component sensor kinase EnvZ; its protein translation is MRRMRFSPRSSFARTLLLIVTLLFVSLVTTYLVVLNFAILPSLQQFNKVLAYEVRMLMTDKLQLEDGTQLVVPPAFRREIYRELGISLYTNEAAEEAGLRWAQHYEFLSHQMAQQLGGPTEVRVEVNKSSPVVWLKTWLSPNIWVRVPLTEIHQGDFSPLFRYTLAIMLLAIGGAWLFIRIQNRPLVDLEHAALQVGKGIIPPPLREYGASEVRSVTRAFNHMAAGVKQLADDRTLLMAGVSHDLRTPLTRIRLATEMMGEEDGYLAESINKDIEECNAIIEQFIDYLRTGQEMPMEMADLNSVLGEVIAAESGYEREINTALQAGSIQVKMHPLSIKRAVANMVVNAARYGNGWIKVSSGTESHRAWFQVEDDGPGIKPEQRKHLFQPFVRGDSARSTSGTGLGLAIVQRIIDNHNGMLEIGTSERGGLSIRAWLPIPVARVQGTTKEA